Genomic segment of Bernardetia sp.:
TCCACACAGATACGCAATGCACCACTTTCTACATAATAAATCCAATTATCAGTGCTGCCTGTTCGAACGAGAATATCATTTCTTGAAAGAGTAATATCTTTATCCCATAAATGAGAGGCTTTTTTATCTATGGCTTGCTTGAGAATTTCTATTGGATTCATAATCAAAAGTAGAAAAAGATAAAAAAAAAGACCTTTGGAGTTGTATTTCAAAGGTCTTATACTACTTTAAAAAGCTGAAAAATTATTTTGCAGGAATACGCAATACTTGCCCTGGATAGATAAGATTAGGGTCTTTGAGCATTGGTTGGTTGGCTTCAAAAATAGTATTGAATGCCTTCACATCACCATAAAATTCTCCTGCAATTTTAGACAAACTATCGCCTTTCTTAACCGTATAAAATTGAGCTTCTTGCTCTGGCTGTTCTACCTCAATTTTATCTTCCACAATAGAAACTCCTTCTACATTTCCGATGGCTAAGATAATTTTCTCACGCTCTGCGTTGGTTTTTGTTTTTCCTGTAACAGTTACAGACTGTCCAAAAGCAAGGTTTAAGTTTTCTACTGGAATATTTAGTGCCAGCACTTCATCCTTTAGAGCTTCTAGTTTTGACTTTTCTACCTTTTGTTCTTCTTCTATGTGTTTTGCAATTTGAGGGTCTGGAGCTTGTCTTTTTTCCTCTTTTTTACCAAAAACTTTTGCACCTGCTTCTTTAATGAATGAAAATAATCCCATAATGTTCTAAAAAAAATAAAAATTGTGTATTAAAAAAATAAAGTTGAAAAAATAGAAATGTATAGGTTCTAGTTTTTTCTGCTCAAAAGATAAGAAAAAGATTTTTTAGACAAAAATACGAAGCAAACTAGCCAAATAGCTCACTTTGCATCTATAAAGTTATTAAAATGAAAAAAATAAAAACATGAATAATAAATCAGATAAACCTAGTTTAGTATTTAATAAATACAAAAAAAAGGTCATATATCTTGAAAAAATTTTACAAAATCTATTGTTATTAAAAAAACTTTGTTATTTTTGCCATACGAGCAATTAACTTTATATACTATATTCTTGAATATCATTTTTATATAAAAAATGAAAATCATATACATTCAACTCCCCAAATAGTAAAAATAGCCCTTACTTATTTTGACTAACACAAATTGGCAGATGAATGAGAGAAGAATATCATAAAAGCAAAATAGTTTTATCAGAAAATTGATAATAAAAAATAATATTATGATTTTCTAATACTATTTTAAATACCAATCTTCTATCAAAATCCCCTTATATATTTTTTTAGAGATTATATTTTTTGCTTGCTAATTTACCCAAAGTAATTATACTATAAATTTTTTAATGTTATGACAAAAACTGTCAATTTTAGTGAACAACAACTCGCAGAGATTACAGCTCGCTATGAGCGTCGTTTGGCTGCCATTACAAAAGAAGCAGAGGATATTCGTGCTGTCCTGACACGCTTGAAAGGAGAAGAAAGAAGCAGTAGTTTTAGTACTGGAGAAAGAGGTGTACGTCGTGGACGCATCCAGTGGGAAAAATTTATCTTAGATAAATTACAAGATAAAAACGAACTTCTATTCAAATATGAAATGCGTGATTTGGCTTTCGAAGACGACCGTATTGGCGACCGTAGCGCAATTCAAGTAGATAGAGCTTTATCAGCAGCACTTTATAAGCTCAAAGACCGTATTCAAAGTTACAATGTACCAGGAAAGAAAGGATATGCTTATGGCTTACCTGAATGGTTTGAGAAAGATGGTAGCGTAAAAGAAGAGTTTGCAGACAAAGAGTGGGATTAATCCTACTTTGTAATAGTTTTATACAAAAAAAGGCTTTCTAATATTCATATTGGAAAGCCTTTTGCTATTTATTATGAGTTGTACATTATTTATAAATTTTAGAAAAAAATGATAGAAGAGACCTAAATAATTATTTTTTATTGAAAGTAAAACTTAATGATTTATGTATATTTGTCTAGGTGGTTCAGACCTCTCTAATTATTCGTTAGTATATTCAACATTATATCTAGTTCATTTTCTTCCTCTGTTTATATAAATAAAATGAGTTCTATTTCTTCTCTTGGTATAAAATTATTTGTTTCTCTTTTAGGTTGGCTTGTCATTTTGAGTCTGCTGCCTACTTTTGCACAAGCTCAAAATGCTCCCAAATATAGCAATGAGTTTCTAGCTATTGGAGTGGGAGCGAGAGGCTTGGCAATGTCTGGAACGCCTGTATCTTTTACTGACAATGTAACAGCTGCCTATTGGAATCCTGCAGGTTTGTTGCGTTCAAAGGAGCAATATGAGATTTCTTTGATGCATGTCTCTTATTTTGGGGGGATTGCAAATTACGATTATGGAGGTTTTTCGGCTGCCATTGATTCTACCAACAGAATTGCCTTTTCTGTTATTCGTTTTGGAATAGATGATATTCCTGATACACGCTTCTTAATAGATGAAAATGGAAATGTAGATTATAATAATGTAGGTTCGTTTGCTGAGGCATCTTATGCATTTATGTTTTCTTATGCTCGTGCTATGAGTTTAAAAATCAAGGAGCGAGAAGCAACCGATGAGAAAGAGTACCGTCCAGAACAAAAGTACCCTATCTATTTAGGAGCAAATGCAAAAGTTGTACATCGTTCGGCAGGTATTTTTGCTACTTCTTGGGGATTTGGACTTGATATAGGTATGCAAACACAAATTAAGAATTGGCAAATTGGGATAATGGGAAGGGATATTACAGGAACATATAATGCCTACTCTTTCAATAGTGATGCTGTAAGAGAAACATTTTCAAATACAGGAAATGAGATTCCTACAAACTCTTTAGAGGTAACATTACCACGCCTAACCCTAGGAGCTTCTTATCCGTGGCGTACCAAAAATAGTCAGTTTGGTGTTTTGGGAAGTATTGGATTAGAAACAACTTTTGATGGAAGAAGAAATACAGTCATCAGTACAGATTTTGCTTCTATTGCGCCTACATTTGGTGTAGAGTTAGACTATAAAAATACAGTCTATTTGCGTGGAGGTTTAGGTAATTTTCAGCAAGTTACAGACTTCGACCGTAGTAAATCTTGGACATATCAACCCAACTTTGGTGTTGGTATTGTAGTTAAACAGTTTGTAATTGATTATGCCATCACAAATGCCTTTGATGATTCAGTTGTGCCTTTTTCTCATGTTTTTTCTCTTCGTTTTTTGTTTAATCAACAACAGATAAACTCTTTAAAAGCATCTGGTAGGAAAAAATAATAAGAAACTAAAATAAAGAAAGATAATCATAACAAAGATCTATTTACGATTTATAAAATTTATTCATTGTAGCTATGAACAAACATATATATACTTTTTTATTTGCTTTAGGAATAGTATTTTCCTTTTCTAATAAAATACAAGCTCAGTTATATTTTCCTCCTGCTGACTTTAGTCAGTATATGGATTGGATAGATTATGACAAAACATATTATAAACTTGTGGTTGATGAAGATGCTATTTATAGAATAGGGTTTCAAGAGATTTTAGATGCTGGTATTCCTGCGTCTATTGACCCACGCCGTTTGCAAATCTATTACCACGGCAAAGAAATACCCATACGAGTATTTGGGGAAGGGGATGGACGTTTAGACTCTTTAGATTATATAGAGTTCTATGGTAAACGAAGAGATAGCGATCATGATAAATTGCTTTATCCAAATCCTAGTCAACGACCTACACCAGAAATATCCTTGATGGGTTATAACTCTGTTTACTTTCTTACCTACACTCTTTCTTCAACAGAACAGGTAAAGCGAATGGAGACATTTTATGAGGCAAATACTCAAAACTTAGAGCCAGAACCCTATCACCTAGAATATCAAACACAGAATTTTAGTTCAAGCTATGTTTTAGGACCTTTATATCCTTTGAGTTTTTTTTCTTCTAGTGGACGAGGATGTTTATTAAGTGATTATGAAGACGGCGAAGGAGTATCTGGAGCAAGGTTAGCAAGAGGGAAAGGTGCTGTGCAAGGTTTGGCTGGTATATCGATAGTAGATTACGTACCAGATTCTCTACAGAACTCTGAAATAGGCTTTGGTATTATGGGGTTAGTAAACCTAGAACATAAAGCACGTTTTTACTATCGAAAAGGAGGAACATCAGAAAATATTTTTATAGAAGAAAAAGAATTTAAAAACTATGAAATTGCTAGAGTAAAGAAAATACTTCCTGATTCAGTTGGTTTTATGGAAGATGGAAGAGTAGAGTTTTATATCGAAGATATGGTAGCATCTGCAGGAGCAGGACAATTGAGTTATACAGGAGGGTATGTGCAATATCCACAAGCAACTAAAATGAATGGTGAAGAAGCTAAACGTTTTTATCTACAACCAAATAGTCAAGGCAAATCTTATGTAGAAGTACAAAACCCTACGGAATTTAGTCGTTTTTTTGATGTTACTGACCCACAAAATGTTGTTGAAATAAAAGCAGATAGTTTACAGAATAAGAGAGCTATGATAGTTCCTAAAACCAGTACAAATAGAGTATTGTATGCTTTAGCTGGAACAAAAAGAGTAAACTCCATTACTAAAGCGAACTTTACACCTATCACAGGTTTAGAAGCAGACTATGTTATCTTAACAGCTAAAAATTTGAGAGAAAGTTTTGGAGATATTTCAGACCCAGTACAAGAATATGCAAATTATCGTGCTAGTGAACAAGGTGGAAATTACACTCCTCTAGTAGTAGAAATCAACCAACTTTATAATATATTTTCTTATGGAGAAACTACACCTTTGTCTATTCGTCGCTTTGCAAATTATGTTTTGACAAATGGTAATGCAAAGTTTCTCTTTATTTTAGGTAAAAGTGTAGGAGTTCACGAGGCAGATCCAAATAGCAATGATATTCCTCCTTTCGGTTATCCAGGGTCTGACCACATGCTTACAGCAGGTATAGTAAATGGTGGACTAGAACCTGCACTTGCAACGGCTCGTTTGTCTGCCAAAACACCAAAAGAAGTCATAGATTATCTCAATAAAGTAAAAGAACACGAAAATTTAGAAGGTGACCAAAGTTGGAGAAAAAGACTTTTACATCTGAGTGGAGGCTACTCTCCTTCTGAACATGCTAGTTTCAAACGCTATGTAGAAGGTTTTGAAGATATTGCAAAAGGAGAATATTTGGGTGCAGAAGTGAAAACACTTTCAAAGAAAACCACAGATTTTATTGAGTTTATTGACATTTCAGAAGAGTTAAATAATGGAGTATCAGTTATTACCTTTTTCGGACATGCTGGTGTAAACTTTACGGATATAGAGGTGGGTTATGTAAGCCAAAGTCCTGAGTATAGTAATAAAGGACGTTATCCACTAATGTTGGTAAACGGTTGTGGTACAGGAAATGCTTACGGTTCAAACCGTTCATTAGCTGAAGACTGGACACTCACACCAGACAAAGGAGCTATTTTATTCCTCTCTCATGGAGAACTTGGTTTTAGTGGACAGCTTCGCCTTTATACACAGACATTTTATGAGGAGGCATTTACAAAAGCAGAAAATTTGAATGAACCCATTGGCTTGGTCATGCAAAAAATGTTACGTACTTATATAGCAAGAAATGGCTTTCAGAATGAAATAGCTAGAGCAGCAGCACAACAAATTACTTTGCACGGAGACCCTGCTGTTCGCCTGATTCCTATAAGTAAGCCAGATTATCAGATAAATAATTCTCGTGTAAGTTTAGTACCTGTCAATAATGAAGACTTTGTAAATGCAAATAGTGATAAGTTTAGAGTACAGATAGTAGCCAGCAATTTAGGAATTATGGATATTCAGAATCGCCGAATTAGTGTTCGTGTAAGAAGAACCTATCCAGATGGTACAGAAGATTTTTATTCTGTAAAAGATTATCCTTCTATCGCTAATGAGGATACTTTATACTACGATATTACAGTTGGTCCTGACCAAAAAGCAAAGGCAATAGGAATAAATAAGTTTGAAGTGTTTTTAGATTATCTTGAAGATATTGATGAGTCAGATGAGACCAATAATTACGCTAGTTTTGAATATTTCCTGCAACGTGGAGCAATGGTTACCCTTGCACCCAAGGAATATAGCATAGTAAGTAACACTACTCCAACTCTTATTGCACAAAATAGCAATCCGTTTACAGATGTTAGAAGCTACGAATATGAAATAGATACTACTCATTTGTTTAATAGTTCTGTTAAGAAAACGATTGTTTTACAAGATTATATTACTACTGAATGGAAGGTAGATTTACCTATTTTGGCAGATAGTACAGTATATTATTGGAGAGTGCGTTATGCAGACCCACAGGGAGAAGATAATCAAGAGTGGGCTACTTCATCTTTTATTTACATTAATAATAGTCCTGCTGGATGGTCTCAGAGCCATGTGGCACAGTTTGATAAAGCTACTCTACAAGGACTTTCTTATCCGAAAGAAACAGGACAGTGGCAATTTCAAGACTATTCACTGAACTTTGAAATACAAGCTGCTGGAGGTGCTTCTGCTCAAAGAGGGAATTATTTTATCAAGATGGATGGTGAAACTCTAACCAGTGGAGATTGTAATAAAGGTCAGCTTTTAGTATTGGCAGTAAATAGTCGTACTGGCGCAGTATATAATCCTAAGCCTGCTGCTGGCTGTGACCCTTCACTTGCCGTTGCTGGGTTGCCTTATCTTATTCTCAATTATCTAATAGATAACAGTACATTAACAGATTATGTTGCCAATATGCGTAGTCAAGATTATATAATCATGATGAATAGTATTAATAGTGGCAAACATAGTGCAGAAGCAACAGTTCTTGCTCAACTTGGCTTTACACAAGCTCAAATTAGTCAGTTTACAGCAAGAGCTAATGATGCAGCTTTTGTTTTGGTAGGTAGAAAAGGTGCGCCTGCTGGTTCTGCACTACTATTTAATCTTCAAACAAGAAATGATGTTATCAATGAATCTTTTGTTTTGAATGGACTTACAGACAATGGTACTGTTACTTCATCTTTGATTGGACCTGCTGCTAGTTGGGGAAATATGTTCAGACAATTTGATACTAGAGGTGCAGATGAGTGGCAACTTGATGTATTAGGTGTGAATTTTAATGGAGCAGAAACTGTCTTAGAGCAAAATGTTAGAGAAGATAATTATGCTTTAAATCAGATAGATGCTAATCAGTATCCATATCTAAAGTTACGTGCTACGTTGAGTGATTCTGTTGATAGAACTTCGCCACAACTAGACCGTTGGCAAGTAATTTATAGAGAAGTTCCAGAAGGTGTTTTGCTGTATGACACGCTTTCCTATCGTCAGAATACTAATCCTCAAGTATCAGCTGGCGATTCGGTAGATATTGGATTCCGTTTCCGTAATATTTCTGGAAGTGATTTTTCTAGCCCTTTAGTAGTTCGTTATACAGTTAGAAACGATGATACTGGACTTACAACAGAACATTTTGATACGCTTTCAACTCTTGCAAGAGGAGAAGAACTTGCCTTTAGTGCCAAATTCTATTCTTTAGACTATTTTGGAGATAATTTGCTTACTGTATTTATGAATCCTAGAATACAAGGCGAACAGATTTATGAAAACAATATCTTACAGGCGAGCTTTACAGTTGTACCAGATAATGTAAATCCAGTATTGGATGTAGCTTTTGATGGTATAAAAATTATGGATGGCGATATTATCTCTCCAACACCACTCATTGCGGTTCAGCTAAGAGATGAAAATAAATTCTTGATACGAGAAGATACTGTTGGAATTAATCTTTACTTGAGTAAGTGTGATAGCTGTGAACGTGTAAGGCTCAATTATGATGGTCAGAATGTTCAATATTTTGCCTCCCAAGATAATAACTTCCGTTTAGAGTATCGACCAGAACGTTTAGAGGATGGAAAATATACTCTCATTGTAGAAGCAGAAGATGTAAGTGGAAACCGTGCTGGAGCAGAAGATTACAAAGTAAACTTTGAAGTCATAAACAAATCTAGTCTGACACACTTCTATCCATATCCTAATCCATTTTCTACGAACATGAAATTTGTCTTTACACTTACAGGAGCAGAAGTGCCAGACGACATTCGTATTCAGATTATGACCATTACTGGAAAAATCGTCCGAACTATTACAAAGGACGAGCTAGGAGCAATACGGATTGGAGACAATGTTTCAGAATTTTCGTGGGATGGAACAGATGAATATGGCGATAAGCTCGCCAACGGAGTTTATCTCTACAAAGTAGATATTCGTAATAATCAACTTAGCTTCGAACACCGAGAAACAGCCAAAGATAATCTCTTTAAGAAAAACATTGGTAAAATCTATATTATGAGATAACCACACAAAAAAAGCACAAAACTACGGTTTTGTGCTTTTTGTTTTTAGTAAGCCATTTTCTTTGTAAAGAATTGCTCTTTATTACTTTTGAAGCGAATAAAATATACGCCTTTAGTTTCTATGAATGGAATTTTTATTTCATTCTTAAAGTCAGAGACATATACTGTATTGAGTTTTTTCCCTAACACATCTATAATTTCAATATATTCTATCTTGACTTTATCGTTCCACTTTATATACACTATATCTTTTTGTGTAATTACTTTTAAGTTTTCAAAGAAGGCTTTTTTCTGTTCTTCTTCTAGTGATAAAACAGTCTGTTTTCTAATTTCTGCTTTAGCTGAACCTCCTCCATCTCCTCCTGTAAATTGGGCATATATAGAAAAAGGAAGTAACATTAAAAAAATAAACAAGATAACTGATTTCATAGAAATTAATTGAAATTTTAGTTTATCATTTATCATTAATAGTGTGTCGTTTAAAGATTAGAGTTTTATAATCTCAATACCTACTTTTCCAGTAGCTTTTACATATATGCGAATATGTTCTTTATCAACTTGGATAAAACGAGGTAAGAGGTCAAAATCTTGTAAGTCAAATAATGCTGTTTTTCCAGTTTTTCCTTTTGAAAGTGCAGTTTGGATAATATTTGGAAGTTTTTTTATATAATTATCCATAGGCAAGACAAGTAGCTTTTGGATTTCTTCCTTCACAGTAGCTTTGAGCATCCAGTCGGCAGCTGTGAGTAAATATTCTTCACTCTGTAAGTTATAATCAAAATTGTCGAAGTGTAATGACTTATCTAAAGAATCAAAACGAGGAGTACCATTAAGATAGATGGTACTGTTTACGTCGCCTGTTATTTGGAGCTTCATAAATAATTGTTTTCCACTTCCAAAAACCTCTACATCATTTATTTTGAGTTTATAGTCTGTATTCGGCACAATCAACACAGTATCTTTTACTTGCTCACTCAACAAATCATTAATAGCCTTATAAGGAAGCTCTCCCCTCAAATTCAATTCAAAATCATTCTGATTAGAATTTAATAAGTAGTTTTGTTTCAATGAAGGAAGTTTTTTGAATGCAACACTAGGCTTTTCTCCTTTTTTCTTTGCCACAACAGTTCGTAGAAATGTTTTTAAACGAGTAGTAATAAAGAGTTTTTTATCCTTTCCCTCAATTTTACTAGCTTCAATTTGTATGGGTTCTGCCAAAAGCCATGTTCCATTACTTATTTTTTTCTCAATCAAGATAGGTTCTTGGATTTTTATCCATATTTTACTGACTTCTTTCTCTATTATTTTAAGGTTTGAAGTGGCTTTATCTATTACTCTTTCTAAGTCATTTTTTTTCTGTAAGAGTTGACTCTCTAACAGTCCTGCCAAGTCAAAATTAATACCCAATACTTTGAGTTTAGGCTTTTTTATCCATTCAATTCCAGTATATTTTGTTTGAGTTTCTAGTTTCCAGTCTGAGTTGAGGTTTATCTCTGAACGAAGCTGTATGCGTAGTGAAAAATCTATTTCTTTTGTTTTTTCTATTTTCTTGCCAAAAAATCTAGTTTTGAGCATTCTTTTAGACACCCAAATATGAAGAGGAACAGAATAATACATTACGTTTTCTTTGACTGATATTTTAATATTATCAACCTTTTTTACTCTAATTTTTAATCCATCACTCTGTTTGTCTTCAAAACTTTGGTCTGCATAGAGTGTTCCCTTGATGGCTTGATTTATCTTTTGCTCAATTTGTTCTACACTAAAAGCTATTGGTACTTCTAAAAAAGAAATTTGATGTTCGATAGCTTCATCAAAAGGTAATATTTTAGGAGCAGTATTTTCCTTTTTATTCTTACAAGAAGATATAAACAACACAGTCAATAGAAAACTAAGTATCAACAGAGCTTGCTGATTATTTCTTTTTATATAAAAATAAATCTTAGTTTTCATAACTGGTAGTAAACGTTATCACAGTTAATTTAGTAAAGTTCATTTCTTCATAGTCTTAGATTTGTAAAGCTAATGATATGGAGAAATAGATATGATTTTTGATAAATTACTGACAATCAGATGTGTAAAAAAACGTGATAACCTTTAAAATAAAAATTATTCTAAGGGTAACATATAAATAACTTCTTTTACCCAATACAAACTTCTCAAATATTCTAATGATAAAGGACGTAGTTCAGAATCAATTTCGATGACTAAACACGCTACTCCTCTTTTTCCTTTTCTACTGACATTCATGGTTGCGATATTACAATCATCGTTGGCAAGAATATTTGAAATAAAGGCAATGCTGCCTGTTTTATCATCTGCAAATATTAGTAGGGTATAAAGTCCTGTTGTAAAACCTGCTTCATAGCCATTGACTTCTTCAATTTCGATGAGTCCACCACCTCTGCTAATACCTAAAACTTCAATATTGCGTTCACCTTTTCTTAGTTTTAAGCGTATAGAATTAGGAT
This window contains:
- the lysM gene encoding peptidoglycan-binding protein LysM; this encodes MGLFSFIKEAGAKVFGKKEEKRQAPDPQIAKHIEEEQKVEKSKLEALKDEVLALNIPVENLNLAFGQSVTVTGKTKTNAEREKIILAIGNVEGVSIVEDKIEVEQPEQEAQFYTVKKGDSLSKIAGEFYGDVKAFNTIFEANQPMLKDPNLIYPGQVLRIPAK
- a CDS encoding C25 family cysteine peptidase, whose translation is MNKHIYTFLFALGIVFSFSNKIQAQLYFPPADFSQYMDWIDYDKTYYKLVVDEDAIYRIGFQEILDAGIPASIDPRRLQIYYHGKEIPIRVFGEGDGRLDSLDYIEFYGKRRDSDHDKLLYPNPSQRPTPEISLMGYNSVYFLTYTLSSTEQVKRMETFYEANTQNLEPEPYHLEYQTQNFSSSYVLGPLYPLSFFSSSGRGCLLSDYEDGEGVSGARLARGKGAVQGLAGISIVDYVPDSLQNSEIGFGIMGLVNLEHKARFYYRKGGTSENIFIEEKEFKNYEIARVKKILPDSVGFMEDGRVEFYIEDMVASAGAGQLSYTGGYVQYPQATKMNGEEAKRFYLQPNSQGKSYVEVQNPTEFSRFFDVTDPQNVVEIKADSLQNKRAMIVPKTSTNRVLYALAGTKRVNSITKANFTPITGLEADYVILTAKNLRESFGDISDPVQEYANYRASEQGGNYTPLVVEINQLYNIFSYGETTPLSIRRFANYVLTNGNAKFLFILGKSVGVHEADPNSNDIPPFGYPGSDHMLTAGIVNGGLEPALATARLSAKTPKEVIDYLNKVKEHENLEGDQSWRKRLLHLSGGYSPSEHASFKRYVEGFEDIAKGEYLGAEVKTLSKKTTDFIEFIDISEELNNGVSVITFFGHAGVNFTDIEVGYVSQSPEYSNKGRYPLMLVNGCGTGNAYGSNRSLAEDWTLTPDKGAILFLSHGELGFSGQLRLYTQTFYEEAFTKAENLNEPIGLVMQKMLRTYIARNGFQNEIARAAAQQITLHGDPAVRLIPISKPDYQINNSRVSLVPVNNEDFVNANSDKFRVQIVASNLGIMDIQNRRISVRVRRTYPDGTEDFYSVKDYPSIANEDTLYYDITVGPDQKAKAIGINKFEVFLDYLEDIDESDETNNYASFEYFLQRGAMVTLAPKEYSIVSNTTPTLIAQNSNPFTDVRSYEYEIDTTHLFNSSVKKTIVLQDYITTEWKVDLPILADSTVYYWRVRYADPQGEDNQEWATSSFIYINNSPAGWSQSHVAQFDKATLQGLSYPKETGQWQFQDYSLNFEIQAAGGASAQRGNYFIKMDGETLTSGDCNKGQLLVLAVNSRTGAVYNPKPAAGCDPSLAVAGLPYLILNYLIDNSTLTDYVANMRSQDYIIMMNSINSGKHSAEATVLAQLGFTQAQISQFTARANDAAFVLVGRKGAPAGSALLFNLQTRNDVINESFVLNGLTDNGTVTSSLIGPAASWGNMFRQFDTRGADEWQLDVLGVNFNGAETVLEQNVREDNYALNQIDANQYPYLKLRATLSDSVDRTSPQLDRWQVIYREVPEGVLLYDTLSYRQNTNPQVSAGDSVDIGFRFRNISGSDFSSPLVVRYTVRNDDTGLTTEHFDTLSTLARGEELAFSAKFYSLDYFGDNLLTVFMNPRIQGEQIYENNILQASFTVVPDNVNPVLDVAFDGIKIMDGDIISPTPLIAVQLRDENKFLIREDTVGINLYLSKCDSCERVRLNYDGQNVQYFASQDNNFRLEYRPERLEDGKYTLIVEAEDVSGNRAGAEDYKVNFEVINKSSLTHFYPYPNPFSTNMKFVFTLTGAEVPDDIRIQIMTITGKIVRTITKDELGAIRIGDNVSEFSWDGTDEYGDKLANGVYLYKVDIRNNQLSFEHRETAKDNLFKKNIGKIYIMR
- a CDS encoding T9SS type A sorting domain-containing protein, with product MKSVILFIFLMLLPFSIYAQFTGGDGGGSAKAEIRKQTVLSLEEEQKKAFFENLKVITQKDIVYIKWNDKVKIEYIEIIDVLGKKLNTVYVSDFKNEIKIPFIETKGVYFIRFKSNKEQFFTKKMAY
- a CDS encoding DUF4403 family protein produces the protein MKTKIYFYIKRNNQQALLILSFLLTVLFISSCKNKKENTAPKILPFDEAIEHQISFLEVPIAFSVEQIEQKINQAIKGTLYADQSFEDKQSDGLKIRVKKVDNIKISVKENVMYYSVPLHIWVSKRMLKTRFFGKKIEKTKEIDFSLRIQLRSEINLNSDWKLETQTKYTGIEWIKKPKLKVLGINFDLAGLLESQLLQKKNDLERVIDKATSNLKIIEKEVSKIWIKIQEPILIEKKISNGTWLLAEPIQIEASKIEGKDKKLFITTRLKTFLRTVVAKKKGEKPSVAFKKLPSLKQNYLLNSNQNDFELNLRGELPYKAINDLLSEQVKDTVLIVPNTDYKLKINDVEVFGSGKQLFMKLQITGDVNSTIYLNGTPRFDSLDKSLHFDNFDYNLQSEEYLLTAADWMLKATVKEEIQKLLVLPMDNYIKKLPNIIQTALSKGKTGKTALFDLQDFDLLPRFIQVDKEHIRIYVKATGKVGIEIIKL
- the sdaAB gene encoding L-serine ammonia-lyase, iron-sulfur-dependent subunit beta, translating into MATEKSSIFDMIGPIMIGPSSSHTAGVVRLGLAAIDILGSTPEEAEIVFYNSFARTYEGHGSDRAIIAGLLGFATDDIRIKTSFDEAKKAGLKYTFRSVGNASIFHPNSIRLKLRKGERNIEVLGISRGGGLIEIEEVNGYEAGFTTGLYTLLIFADDKTGSIAFISNILANDDCNIATMNVSRKGKRGVACLVIEIDSELRPLSLEYLRSLYWVKEVIYMLPLE